One genomic window of Roseobacter ponti includes the following:
- a CDS encoding DUF2332 domain-containing protein, translating into MTLARAFADQAISCGRLGSPFMQQLLSMLSAHWPGDTALAAKFAAFSGDIGPAGHSLPLRLAGGLHALVLTGRAPELAALYPPSRVSDHALREGVLDALGAHEAFLLNWVESPPQTNEVRRSAALMAGATVVAQHSQLPVVLSELGASGGLNLMWDHYALDLSGGGPGTAAPVVRLTPEWEGPLPPTRLPVVAERAGVDLNPLDPQNPDDLLRLTAYLWPDQPHRLAMTRAAAGVMTARIDRADAIDWLEQRLTAAPDGHLHLIQHTVAWQYFPEAARARGLALIEAAGAAATHYRPLAWLSMESEGDVHAAEGAALVLRFWPGDVTLRLGRADFHGRWIRWQGGV; encoded by the coding sequence CTCACCCTTCATGCAGCAACTGCTCAGTATGCTGAGCGCACACTGGCCCGGGGACACTGCGCTGGCGGCAAAGTTTGCGGCGTTCAGCGGGGATATCGGGCCTGCCGGGCATTCGCTGCCGCTGCGCCTTGCCGGCGGGCTGCATGCGCTGGTGCTGACCGGTCGTGCGCCGGAGCTTGCCGCCCTATACCCGCCCTCCCGGGTCAGCGACCACGCTTTGCGCGAGGGTGTCCTTGACGCTCTCGGCGCGCATGAGGCCTTTTTGCTCAACTGGGTCGAGAGCCCGCCCCAGACCAATGAGGTCCGCCGGTCCGCCGCGCTGATGGCCGGCGCGACCGTTGTCGCTCAGCATTCCCAGCTGCCTGTGGTCCTGTCAGAACTGGGGGCCAGTGGCGGTCTGAACCTCATGTGGGATCATTACGCGCTCGACCTGTCCGGTGGCGGGCCGGGAACGGCTGCGCCGGTGGTCCGCCTCACGCCCGAGTGGGAAGGCCCCCTGCCCCCGACCCGCCTGCCTGTCGTGGCGGAGCGGGCAGGCGTCGACCTAAACCCGCTCGACCCTCAGAACCCTGACGATCTTTTGCGGCTCACAGCCTATCTCTGGCCGGATCAGCCGCACCGGCTTGCGATGACGCGGGCTGCAGCAGGCGTGATGACCGCCCGGATTGACCGCGCCGATGCCATCGACTGGCTGGAGCAGCGGCTCACAGCCGCGCCGGACGGCCATCTGCACCTGATCCAGCACACGGTTGCCTGGCAGTATTTTCCCGAAGCGGCCCGGGCGCGTGGCCTGGCACTGATCGAGGCTGCCGGTGCTGCGGCCACTCATTACCGCCCGCTCGCCTGGCTCTCGATGGAAAGCGAAGGAGATGTGCATGCCGCAGAGGGTGCAGCCCTGGTGCTGCGGTTCTGGCCGGGCGACGTCACCCTGCGGCTCGGAAGGGCAGATTTCCACGGCCGCTGGATCCGCTGGCAGGGAGGTGTCTGA